The nucleotide window TGAGAAAAAatgccaaatttttattgggaGGAGCTGCTGGTTTCGTTGTACTGGTTGCATGTACTCTCGCTGTTACATTGTAAGTTGAACAACCTTCTGTTAACGCATCTGCTACTTCAAATGTTTTCAGTGCTGAAAAGcaccaaatcttttacttcgtttgtttaactaaattttttgctataaaatggaaaatgccAACCAGTAATCGTCGTTTATTTTGGCCATCTTTCTCGGTAGACAGATTACTATATGTATCGATATACTATGTGTAACATGCAAATATGGTCATGATcgtagttaatttatttaatacaGATACCAAATGTCATGTGGAATGCGTGGAACGCGAGTGCTTGGAGAAACAGCGACTGCTACGCAATTGACAtctgattgtttttttgttgatttgttggttttgtcgagtgcctctcaattttaacattttctttcgctttGGTGTAACAAGGACTGAAACAGCTTctagttttgtgttaaaattgtttcaaagtcTTCTAAATTTTATAGGTTTCAGATGTGTTCGTATATAATAAGCCCTAATTAGGCCGTTAAATCGTGAATTTtgctttgtgtttgagtgatttGTTTCCGTACAGAACTCATtctgttcttttctttttttaaaagaaaaattcaattaatttgataatacAGTAGGCAAAGTatctaaattaataattttccattaattcgtcacaaattttaattcataattcaatcctgaaaattcgtcaatctaaccgtggatttacatagcaacgtaaaagtgacagatgcaatgttttttaaatactgcaacccgaaatttcattcataaaattaaaattatgaatgaaatttcgagttgccgtatgagaaaatttttgcatctgtcacttttacgttgctatgtaaatccacagtaaaAATACACTGCTCGTTCGCATTCACATCCGCAATCAACAAACGTCAAACGGTTTTCATTGTctcattagatttttttgtgaaaatgttttttgcctACCTATTAAACCAGAGCTctcaatatttccgaaattgttCCATTTCGAATAAGGAAAGTGCTCTTAATatcaacaaatcgaaaacaaaaaacaatgtttttattcTTGGAGTTATTTTCAGAGAAGTTATGATCCGCAAGTGTCggatatcgattttttttaataaaacttaGATTTATTGATCAAAAACAGTTAAAAAACTTATATAAATTGCTCTTCGCTTGTTCGATACtgttttcaattcattctcatttaaaatgtgttttgactACTTATCTActcgaaaataaagaaatatcaGGAATTCCTAATAAGTTGCAGATGTTTTcgattcaaaagtttttttcctcTATTTCAATGGatcttaattttaatattgaatAATAGAAGGGTTCTGTTAGAGCCGGGCTCACTGAATATCTTTGAATTTTGACCTAATCTCTTTTTATCTACAGAAATTCTTATCAACTCACTTTGGAGGAACTATTTCAGCAACCCCTTCTTaataagatttaaaaaatcCATTAGTCGAAAAGAGAAATCtgataaatttattgcacTCTTAGCGctggtttttgtattgataTTCTTGAAATAAGTACGTTACTTCAGTTAATTCATTCTTTATTTGGTTTTTCGTtgctttttttagaaaaatacctTGCAGTGCTGcttgataatttattaatcCAGTGGGGAATAATATCCCTCACCTATGGCATTATGTAATAAATCTCATATTTCTATCTCCGAAATGCTGCGTAAATGTCGAACATTAACAAATTTggacaattgaaaaatatcagaaaatgtgAGTGTAGAAAATGGCTTGACTACTACACCTCGTAGGCTTATCTCAAATCTTAATAAAATTCTAAGCTCTAACCGTagctcaactttttttcgttaaatatatTATTTGGTTTTTCTGTCAGAAGGATGTGCTATGTGACAATAAACTAAAGTAGGTTGATTTCTTGGACTATAGCGGTGGTTTGTAAATAAAAGACGTTAGTTTACGCAATATTTCGAGCTTCGGCTTTGCTCTTCATCAGGCTCTTTTGACTACTAATTACATCActgaaaatcaacaaaaatatgaagCTAAGACTACTAACTCCTCTCCACATGCATATTACAAATGTTTTGTAGCTTTCACTTTAATTTAGCCAACGGCgaagaaacaaaatccaacatGTGACAATAAACATCAGACGCATCTTCATTGCATTTTCGTTAGTAATTTGAAGGACACCACGAGTGTAATcgaaaatgattgaaataGGAATAGCCTGAAACCTGATATGATCTGGATCAGATCTGATAGATTTTGACTTGACCTGATTTGTGTTGAACCTGAAAATACAGACCTGAATTGATTTCTATCAGACCTATTtcgcaaattattttaacaatatcTTGAGAAATTTGTTACTTCTATTATGCAAATATCCTCCGTGAAACtacgaaacgaaaattacgattttagAACTCAGCGGCAAAGGAAACTAGCAAGAAATATGCAATTGAATCAGGTCAATCCTGGTTATTTCaggttaaatttaaaacatgtcaggtcagatcaggtttttgattttcatgtcAAAAACCTACCTATTCCGAGGCATAAGTGGTTTGTAGTGTGGCCAAGCTAATTCACTGACCGAAAACAGCATGGTTGCCTCACCTTTTTAAGTACAATCTTCAAAACAACCTTCAAAAGAAATCTTTAACTATTTGATTTTCCACATAAACTACATAGTTTTCTGAAACTTTGCCTAAATCTTTTGCCGATCCCAAAATGCATTCCAATTTGCTGTAAGGATCTTCGCATCATCAATTAAATACAACAGTCGATTGAATTGACGATTCAAAGCTTAGAGTATGGTTAGTCTAAGATTCAAAGGCTTGCGTAGCACAAATTTCCTGAAAATAACTCCAAgaataaaaacattgttttttgttttcgatttgttgattttaagaGCACTTTCCTTAttcgaaatggaaaaatttcggaaatattgagAGCTCTGGTTTAATAGGTaggcaaaaaacattttcacaaaaaaatctaatgagACAATGAAAACCGATTGACGTTTGTTGATTGCGGATGTGAATGCGAACGAGCAGTGTATTTTTAGATTGACGAATTTTCAGGattgaattatgaattaaaagttgtgacgaattaatggaaaattattaatttagatACTTTGCCTACTgtattatcaaattaattgaatttttcttttaaaaaagaaaagaacagaATGAGTTCTGTACGGAAACaaatcactcaaacacaaagcaAAATTCACGATTTAACGGCCTAATTAGGGCTTAATATATACGAACACATCTGAAacctaaaaaatttagaagactttgaaacaattttaacacaaaactagAAGCTGTTTCAGTCCTTGTTACACCaaagcgaaagaaaatgttaaaattgagaggcactcgacaaaaccaacaaatcaacaaaaaaacaatcagaTGTCAATTGCGTAGCAGTCGCTGTTTCTCCAAGCACTCGCGTTCCACGCATTCCACTTGACATTTGGTAtctgtgttaaataaattaactacgATCATGACCATATTTGCATGTTACACATAGTACATGAATTTCTGAGTCTAATTTTGCTTCAGCTTTTGTACAGTCggacgaaattttgttttgtctaaATTTTCATCCCAAGTAAGCCTTACAAATCGTCTGACTGTACTAGCTGGTACACTATACCCTCTGTAGCAACctaactacatttattaaggtggtaaaaatgcaTAGTAACCTTTGTACAGCTGATTCAAACTCGAACACAGATTTTGTTGACATTAACTGTAAAACATTCTGAATTCTCATCAACTGAGATGCTTTAAATTGgagaaaatgagaaattatgtTATTGTTCAGCCAATTTGTCTTAACTGTTAGTCATATTCAGTCATATCTATCCCCAAAAAATACCATTATCGGTCTCAATAGTCCACTATCAGCTTCATTCGAATTGTAAAtgatttgaagaaaaataaattcaatatctGATAAAATGTGGGCTTttctaaattgaatttttgattaaattgctTGTGAGAATGTAATCTTTATAACTTTCTTGAACATCCTCTGCAAACAGTAATCAGACGGAAAAATgttgtaatagttatttacgcaaCAAGAGCGAAAATAGTCGACCTTTGATGTgtaagaaaaaagtttttggtagGAAATCTCATAATTTTCTCtagtttttctaatttttcggttttttccctaattttcacaaattttgatttaaaaaaaaaaaattgaaaaaactggagaaaatgtgaaaaaaccTTGTTCTACAAATCAGCTTCGCTAGGAAAGACTAGGAAtaacttttacattttgtattaAGGTCAGGTTATGGGTGCATATATCGGTCGTTGCCCCCAATGATAGAATTCACATCAACGTAAACTTTAACTTAGTTAACGTCTTAATAGACACAAACAATAGGCAAAAGAATTAACAGCTTATGTTCCCAAACATCCTAGAGCCGTGTCACTGCCGGGCAGAGAAGTATCGACAGATGTTGAAGAGCCGAAAACCTCAGATGAAATTTTAACAGAGCTACGCAGCCTCATGCGGAGGGAAGATGTAGCTATTGATGCATACATAATTACGTCAGTAGATGCACATCAGGTATACAATTTGGTTTGTTTTAAGTAGACGATGATGGTGAACAAAATCTTGTTATCAGAGCGAGTACATATCGACTGGTGATCAGCGAATACATTATGTTAGTGGATTTAGTGGATCAGCTGGTACTGTCGTCATTACAGCTGATGAAGCTTTATTGTGGACGGATTCTAGATATCACATTCAAGCTGAAGATCAGCTCTACGAAAGTTGGACATTGAAAAAAGCTGGTTTGTTTTGCGTTTCGTTTTGATAGCACAAATAATgagccgaaaaaaaatgtcaatttctTAAAAGGTAACGTTGGTGTCGAGACGTATCAAGATTGGCTAACCCATAACTTAGCCACAGGTTCTGTTGTGGGAATCGATCCGAAACTAATTGACTCATCATCGTATCTCGCCCTGTCAATGTATCTTTCGGCAGCTGGCTACACTCTGAAATCGGTCGACAAAAATCTTGTTGACCTGGTTTGGACAGATAAGGAGCCGCCGCATTATGAGGAAATTATTGCTCTTCCATATGAATTCTCTGGAAGAAGAATTTCGGAGAAATTAGCAGATGTTAGACGGGAAATGACAGTACTTGGAGTGCAATCACACATCGTTACGGCTCTCGATGATATTGCATGTATGTTTAAGTTTATCTTTTGTAGACATCATTATGGGGAGACAGACATGTTATAACAATTATATCTGCTTCTGAAGGGCTATTAAACCTACGAGGACTTGATATACCATACAACCCCGTATTCTTCGCATATGTAATACTAACGTCGGATAAAGTGCGCCTATACGTTTTGGAACCCTCTCGAATAACACCGAATATTCGAGAGCATTTTCAGGAAGAAGGGGTTGAAGATGAAATCGAAGTTTTCGACTATGATCTGACTAAGGCTGGATTAGCAGACATTGTGAGTATAGTAAACTTATGAATGACTACTCAGACAGGCACATTTGGCCTAATTTCACTGTAAACCTGTTACCTAATGAATGAAAACTAAAGATCGCTCCATGTCTCCACCAATTCTCGTAATAGGTAGCAAATACCAACGGTCAAATACTCATGTATAAAACGAGCCAAGATATTTATGAAACGGTTCCAGCTGCTAGACGAGTGGAGCGCACAAGTCCTATTGTTTTACTGAAAGTggtaaaaaatcaaattgaagcAAATGGCATGAGACAAGCGAATATAAGAGATGGTGCCGCAGTCATACAATATCTATGCTGGCTGAGCCGGAACATCGATACAGAGGTTGTAACCGAGCTTTCTGGTGCTAGAAAATTGGCAGAATTTAGGGCGTGAGTTGTAGTCCGCATTGTGTGAGGATGACATCTAAACAAAATTGATCAACAGGAAACAGGAATATTTCCGAGGTTTAAGTTTTGAGGCTATAAGTGCTGTAGGGAGTAACGCGGCAATGGCTCATTACAGTCCTACTGAGGAGACAGCTGCGGTTATAgataaaagcaaaatttatttacttgatTCGGGCGGTCAATACTTTGATGGAACTACAGGTCGGTGATatcttttaccaaaaaaacaaaacaaaattaatgtgTTTGATTCGTAGATACCACCAGAACTGTGCACTTCGGCGTTCCGTCCGATTTCGAGAAGGAAGCTTTCACAAGAGTACTGAAAGGGTTTATATCAATGGGATCGGCTAAGTTTCCCAATAGAGCACCGGTGAGGGTTtcttttttacattatttGTGGTTTGAGGTTGACTTGCTTCTAGTGTTGCTTATGAACAGactaacaaaattgaaatacgacaattttatcaaatcaTTAAAggactgaaggtaatgcaaaccctcagcggatcacCAAAAATACGGGACCCAACTTTCATACATATATGTTTACAGCATATTGTCCGTGTTCGTACAATACATCACTGTATAATAAACTCACCACAAATTCACCTTAAACTAGGGTCCCTTGGGTTTCTGTgggtttgcattaccttcgGTGTTTACAAAGTTTTTACAGctcgaaaaaatttcattaaattttcaaaagttaatCTTACTTCGATTGAATGATAACGAAACGACTTCTTTTTCCTACAGTTCTCGTTTTTCGATGCTATGGCCAggtatgaaatttttattatgttaAGCGTTGGAGCATATCAAAcggaatggttttttttttgcagacgAGCTTTATGGGATGTTGGATTAAATTATGGTCACGGGACCGGTCACGGAATCGGAGCGTATCTAAATGTACATGAGTATCCACCGTTGATATCTAGTGGAAATGGTGAACCAGgaatgattgaaaatatgtTCACGTCAAATGGTTAGTATTAGTGGAGTTCAACGTAGCCCAATCCACACACGGTGTGAATGAACACTGAGTTGTACCACCGTGTATTGGGCTATTCGGAAGTTATTTTGTGGTCATGCATGCGATCGATTttagtttcgaaattttttcatttttgagtCAAATTGCACGCCGGCTGGGAATGTACTTGTACACATTCCCTCACACCCCAATAattccaaatgaaaattttcagttgcCCCGACCAAGATTCGATCCACAAGACGAAGCGCGCAGAAAACGATCGATCGCTGCTATGACAAAATATAATGTTGACTCAGATGGAAAAACTGCCAAACCTGGTCTTCGGCTCTCCTTGCAACTTTTCGTACTCGGTAATGGCCGTTTTTCCATCTGAGCCAACAGTATACTATTTAAGGCATTCCCCTTCCCATGCCCTCGGATAGTTTTACTTCTTTGAATATCTCAGTACCTCCCTGTtatagtaatctactattacctTACAAGGAAATAGTGTATTGGTGTGAGTGTGAGGTAAAATCCGTTTCTTTCCGTTTCATTCCTTCACACCAATACACTCTACTCAAATACATCCAAAGATTTGTTCACACAAACAAGAGGTTTTGCACACAAGTTTCCCTTCATTTCACTTAAACTTCACTAACGATAACCATTTAAAAAGATGTCATAAGTTATGAACACTTCTGTCGATTTGAGCACAGGTTTTAAGAGGAATCTACACATTGCTAAAAAGTTGCCTTAGGCACAATTAGTataattttgatgataatttttgaCTAGcatcttttttggaaaaagtacggCAATCGTTTGGTGAAGGCCCGTCGTTGGGATATGACAGGAcaatttcccgaaaatgtatgaaaaattgtatctcaaaaattcaccgaaaaaattaaaagaaactcACCGTTGATGCTTTCCAGCGTATTCGTACACAGTCtgtttaggtcgccaaggcatatttgaatactaaaacactttttactcgatgcaaaagcAAAGCTTTACGAGGGCTCAGCagacattctttcaacgatgggGGAGGATTTATTCGAGCATTATTAAATCTAATCGCTACCTTCTGTCAGTTTCATGATTTCTATAtaatgtccgacactttttgaATGAtgatattttaccgccgaattGAACACAGTAgccattcattctagtacttataatagcggaaagtttatgtcgaaatattttttgtgtttttgtcgcgacaaaacaaaaacaaactttttgtttttgcatcgagtaaaaagtgttttagtgttcaaatatccgTGGCGACCTAATGAGACTATGCGcaaatacaatggaaagcgtcagaggtgagtttcttttaatttttccggttaatttttgtgatacaattttcaatacattttcgggaaattgTCTTGATATATCCCAATGAAGggttttcaaatttcttagctttcagtaaaaatttaaatgtttgtggtgatgtaactTCAGTacgaaaaaactcaaaatatatgtcaattttcgtgaaaaattgagttttctcggactgAGGCTACATAAccacaaactttttttaaagaatttaatcGACCTTCTACAGCACATTTTATATGGATTGAGTATGTCATTTGGAGTAAGAAATCAAAACTTCCGCCTAAATTCTAAACTTTATTACAAGAAACTCTGACACCATGCGATCAACTCGACATTAAAACACCGACGTGACgtattctaattttttttaatattttttttcatacaccAGAGCCGGGCTTCTACAAAGAGGGTGAGTTCGGTATACGTATAGAAGACGTAGTACAGGCCATTCCTGCACCCGAATTAAAAGGAAACTTTGATAATGTTGGCGCGTTGCAATTCTATCACATAACAATGGTTCCGATACAAACCAGTCTCATCAAAACCGATTTGCTAACACCGCAAGAGGTCGGTATAGAAATCTCATCGGTTGAGTAAATTTTTACGTGATCTTCATGTTAATGCCTTCTACTTAGATCGATTGGCTGAATGAATATCATGAAAGAGTTCTTACCAACACCGATCCGGTGCTGGAAAGTTTAGGCGATGATGACGCTCGCGAATGGCTCCGGGAACAGACGAAACCAATTGTTCATGATCATTGTAGTGTTTAGTTAACACACGACCTAATTGTTAACAGttgttgaatttattaaattgatcTTTCTAGAGTTACTAGGATTAGTGTATCACTCTTTCTTTTCCTGTTTATATCAAACATGAATACTTAAATCCAAAGGATGATAAGTCACATTAGTgaatcataagaaaaatgatttttttacttatttcTCTTTCAACTGGAGATTTTCGGTGAACAAATTTCTGGATTTGAAATCACTTCCAAAAACATACTtacagaaaattcaaaaatcaaaaggaaCGTAGAATGCACAACGGATCAAGACGACTTAGAAAAAGAAACTGAAATCTTcatcataattgacaaaaaattgtttctgagtCGCGCAACGCATTCAAAGTTTACATGAAAACGCATAGAACCGCATGCATTTTCGATTGCGTTCAGTCAAAAAACAATTGataataggtttcttccatttgacaggccgaaaactaccgaccgtcatccacagaagcaagcataaccgcaacttaaacaaatttgtttgttaaaatttcaaagtgaggttgtattggcttctctgtggatgacgattgacattttgaacggccttggaagacACCTATGCTAGCTCAGCCAAATTTAACGCCACATcagcaaatgaagtacaaattactgtagaaaatgaaaatttgtggtAATTATTGCTGTTCTATATTTTTAAcgaaggattctggtggaaatatgtcatcaaaagtaaactaaaatccagtatttaaaaaacgcccatatgtatgcttttcacggcctttcagcaaagcatcgatgcctcttaagagcAATCTACACATGGGTGAATGCTTGCCCACATTTgagggcaaaattattattgttttgatgATTATTTTGGACTGGCAtagttttgtgaaaaagtgctaACATCGTTTGCGCCTCAAGGttggcaacaatttagccatgtgtaaATGTGAAgattgaattaaataaaacttCTTCATATTCCTACGATGAGCCAATGTCATTTGTGTAGAAAAGGATTTGTGGAAAGTCAAGATCAAGCCTAATAAAAAATCGAACCAAGATGAATCCGAACGAAATTACTGTATACGATACAAttactttttatttacttaagaggcatcgatgcatagctaaaattgtagcctacatttgcgtgtctcgtatttcatttttgattatatcttttcatcagaatccttttcgaaaaatgtacgaccgtaATAACGGCCACGAATTTGTTTGCTTCGGTAGTAGTTGTTTGACTATTAGAGTAATTACAACTCTAAGATTTGACCGTCTCTGAAAAAAGGTGAGCAGTTTAAGAAGCATCGaagctttgctgaaaagcatacatttggccgtttttcaaaaatgtacgagcGCTAACACGACCTCGAATGTGTtagccagggcctatttttggaaaattgccaaaaatttccaaaaactgcgaacgtccaaaaaccaaatttttccaccatttcgaacggttttggcaACTGCTGAATCAGCCTAGCGTTTTAACTGATTCTCGATTATTTCTTGACACTATCAGGTTTCAAATGAAGACgagcatgattaatttgaaagatgagaGCGTCAATAATCAAACATAAATCATTGAGAGCCGGCTGAGCTCCGGAGTTGCCAAAACAGTTCggaattatggaaaaattcggtttttggacgttcgcagtttttggaaattttttgcaaattcttggaaattttagaaaaaaattccaaaaaaatttccaaaaataggccctggttagctttcaacagaaaatagatttgcttGTAGCAGTTTGAACGGTTCTGAGAAAAccgagcagtttatgaaaaagccaaaactatttttttcatGGTCGTTCTTGCGgtcgtaaatttttcaaaaaggattctgatgaaaagaatACGCGCTATCGGCacgtaaaaaatgaaaattttatttttcttataattcgacAATGTTTCATTACAAGGAGTATAATCAAATTGTCCGTTTGAGCctttgaaaaaatcaaaaaaaggtCACCGATTGAAACAGACACACTCGAGTATTATGTTTCGTGTTGTGTGCTAGCCCTCAGGGACAAAATCTTCACTCGAagtttttaattataatttccaCATTGTGGTGTAATCATAACAACACAATAGTTGATAATGTGAAAGCTCCACCAGTCACATTAtaatggtttttgtttttcatttctttaccgAGAAcatgaatatttaattaaattagatAAAAGTGAAACGAATGAGAGTTCATATGAATGATAGAATATAATGGAATTTTAGTAGCATTCATATGAATTGCGGTGATGATATCAATGGATCTATAGAGGATGTGTATGTGGTGTAGGAATCGAATCGAATTAAACTAGACCAGAATGTATGGCCCTCAAGGCAGTTGAATgagtttaataaaatttaccgCGGGATTACAGTAAAAAACCCGCAAGACAAAGTTAGGGCTTTTaaggtaatttttgttaacagATGGCAAACACATGAGActattgaatctattacttcatttgatctaagagattgatttcaaatctttttttttaaatttttgttttgcttggtCAATAATTcagctttgacttgaccaaaaatgttattccacgaagggcgaacgaaacgtgttatCGTTTACGATTCttgacgaaacgttttaccatTTACGCCGAAATCAGCATTGTTTTGTCC belongs to Bradysia coprophila strain Holo2 chromosome X unlocalized genomic scaffold, BU_Bcop_v1 contig_35, whole genome shotgun sequence and includes:
- the LOC119069489 gene encoding xaa-Pro aminopeptidase ApepP-like; the protein is MRKNAKFLLGGAAGFVVLVACTLAVTLAVSLPGREVSTDVEEPKTSDEILTELRSLMRREDVAIDAYIITSVDAHQSEYISTGDQRIHYVSGFSGSAGTVVITADEALLWTDSRYHIQAEDQLYESWTLKKAGNVGVETYQDWLTHNLATGSVVGIDPKLIDSSSYLALSMYLSAAGYTLKSVDKNLVDLVWTDKEPPHYEEIIALPYEFSGRRISEKLADVRREMTVLGVQSHIVTALDDIAWLLNLRGLDIPYNPVFFAYVILTSDKVRLYVLEPSRITPNIREHFQEEGVEDEIEVFDYDLTKAGLADIVANTNGQILMYKTSQDIYETVPAARRVERTSPIVLLKVVKNQIEANGMRQANIRDGAAVIQYLCWLSRNIDTEVVTELSGARKLAEFRAKQEYFRGLSFEAISAVGSNAAMAHYSPTEETAAVIDKSKIYLLDSGGQYFDGTTDTTRTVHFGVPSDFEKEAFTRVLKGFISMGSAKFPNRAPFSFFDAMARRALWDVGLNYGHGTGHGIGAYLNVHEYPPLISSGNGEPGMIENMFTSNEPGFYKEGEFGIRIEDVVQAIPAPELKGNFDNVGALQFYHITMVPIQTSLIKTDLLTPQEIDWLNEYHERVLTNTDPVLESLGDDDAREWLREQTKPIVHDHCSV